The following coding sequences lie in one Pseudoxanthomonas sp. SE1 genomic window:
- a CDS encoding tetratricopeptide repeat protein, whose product MTDAEQARRSHAAGDTITAGIHYERALAADPANAALMFDYALLLMHTGRIQEAAKTLTDVRRLAPGEAQVLLALAACLREGGTIEDAMQAADDATRRLPHDAMAWMLKGSIDVRAGEYPRAETALRRALSLAPGFGEAWHYLGESLHQQQRWEEAIHAYTRASVEQPGEIYNIAMCAEQSGNLELARSGYQQACGIYPDRPDILLRLAQTEARLCEFSSEHETLERFRRLVADGVPREPVLEAFPLTYLPLESTLVRAALDHYMEAVSARAAALVRLAPATPEPIPSGGRIRIGYLSADLGMHAVGQLVGDVFRFHERERFEVFVYSLRRHDDAVASRIRESSDVYVECGNLGVAAVVERIRQDGIHVLIDLNGPTTGARLEILASRPAALQLGWLGFLHAQQAPWLDAILLDEHVQPSAHAWSFDDRVVHLPVSVFPPPPRVGGRRQRERFGLPAEGSVVLASFNNSYKLDAALAAAWVEILRRAPRATLMVYLPPAARPGFLSHWGAIGGDPSRLMVVDALAPEDQADRAASCDLMLDAFRYQGGATTLDAVASGLPVLCRAGQTPPSRLGVSINRALGLEELVVADTTEYVARAAWLANHPGELETLRHRVATAVREGILFDARRSAAGIEATCERLLREKGILA is encoded by the coding sequence ATGACGGACGCCGAGCAAGCGCGCCGTTCGCACGCGGCTGGGGATACCATCACCGCAGGCATCCACTACGAACGCGCCCTGGCGGCAGACCCGGCAAATGCCGCACTCATGTTCGACTACGCGCTCCTGCTCATGCATACGGGACGTATCCAGGAAGCGGCGAAGACATTGACGGACGTCAGGCGCCTCGCCCCCGGCGAAGCCCAGGTGCTGCTCGCGCTGGCTGCCTGCCTGCGCGAGGGCGGCACCATCGAAGACGCGATGCAGGCAGCGGACGACGCCACCCGGCGTTTGCCGCATGACGCGATGGCCTGGATGCTGAAAGGGAGCATCGACGTCCGGGCAGGCGAATATCCGCGTGCGGAGACGGCGCTGCGGCGCGCGCTTTCGCTTGCGCCGGGATTCGGCGAAGCCTGGCATTACCTGGGGGAAAGCCTGCATCAGCAGCAACGCTGGGAAGAGGCTATCCACGCGTACACGAGGGCGTCGGTCGAACAGCCGGGAGAGATCTACAACATCGCGATGTGCGCCGAACAGTCGGGGAACCTGGAACTCGCACGCAGTGGCTACCAGCAGGCGTGCGGCATCTATCCCGACCGTCCGGACATCCTTCTTCGCCTGGCGCAGACCGAAGCGCGGCTCTGCGAGTTCTCGAGCGAACACGAAACGCTTGAGCGGTTCCGGCGCCTGGTCGCGGATGGTGTGCCACGCGAACCCGTTCTCGAGGCGTTCCCGCTCACTTATCTTCCACTGGAGAGCACATTGGTCCGCGCCGCCCTGGACCACTACATGGAGGCTGTTTCCGCTCGCGCGGCTGCGCTGGTCCGCCTCGCGCCTGCAACGCCGGAACCCATTCCATCCGGCGGCAGGATCCGGATCGGCTATCTCTCTGCGGACCTGGGCATGCACGCCGTGGGGCAACTGGTAGGAGATGTGTTCCGCTTCCATGAGCGGGAACGATTCGAGGTCTTCGTCTATTCCCTCCGCCGGCACGACGATGCGGTGGCATCGCGGATCCGCGAGAGCAGCGACGTGTACGTGGAGTGCGGGAATCTGGGAGTCGCTGCCGTCGTCGAGCGCATCCGGCAGGACGGCATCCATGTACTGATCGATCTGAACGGCCCTACCACGGGCGCACGCCTGGAAATCCTGGCGTCCCGGCCCGCAGCCCTGCAACTCGGTTGGCTTGGCTTCCTTCATGCCCAGCAAGCGCCGTGGCTGGACGCCATCCTGCTTGATGAGCATGTACAACCGTCAGCGCACGCCTGGTCCTTCGACGACCGTGTCGTCCACCTTCCGGTAAGCGTGTTCCCTCCTCCCCCGCGGGTTGGCGGTCGCAGACAGCGCGAACGTTTCGGCTTGCCGGCGGAGGGAAGCGTGGTTCTTGCCAGCTTCAACAACAGCTACAAGCTGGACGCAGCGTTGGCGGCGGCGTGGGTCGAGATCCTCCGGCGCGCGCCCCGGGCCACGCTGATGGTGTATCTGCCTCCTGCAGCCCGCCCGGGCTTTCTCAGTCATTGGGGCGCCATCGGCGGCGATCCATCCAGGCTCATGGTGGTCGACGCCCTTGCGCCGGAAGACCAGGCCGACCGGGCGGCGAGCTGCGACCTGATGCTCGATGCCTTCCGCTATCAAGGTGGCGCCACCACACTGGATGCGGTTGCCAGCGGGCTGCCGGTGCTCTGTCGCGCCGGGCAGACCCCTCCCTCGCGTCTCGGCGTCAGTATCAACCGGGCCCTCGGGCTGGAAGAACTCGTGGTGGCGGATACCACCGAATATGTAGCGCGAGCCGCCTGGCTCGCCAACCATCCCGGCGAACTGGAAACGCTGCGCCATCGCGTCGCGACCGCCGTGCGGGAAGGCATCCTGTTCGACGCAAGGCGCTCGGCGGCAGGAATAGAAGCGACCTGCGAGCGGCTGCTCCGGGAGAAAGGCATCCTCGCCTGA
- a CDS encoding class I SAM-dependent methyltransferase: MPLEERACAVSHEHTMPTGPASLESDAWSRLWRAGVLHSCSTAIEGNYDGEIAAFWNARFNGLQARQRVVDIGTGNGALALLAKQHAAKRGIDFDIHGVDAADIDPPRWASTATPFDGITFHARTRMEDLPFEAGSVALVTSQYAFEYSRAREPALQEIFRIIGHTGTAAFLLHSADSLISMTLRQQHEACALLFDETRILDLAHQWISSLAGSPASTSTSQGTAQIQQAFQSASTRLVAAASALPEAAILRKTFHYLHATLEQAQGSPWEALQYLANARDDLENERMRLQHLSGAIMGLRELEGLHGQCIAAGYASSLLSPLDQAAGSRMGWTLVVSP, from the coding sequence GTGCCGCTGGAAGAACGTGCCTGCGCCGTGAGCCACGAACACACCATGCCGACTGGACCCGCGTCTCTCGAAAGCGATGCATGGAGCAGGCTCTGGCGCGCAGGCGTGCTGCACTCCTGTTCCACCGCCATCGAAGGGAACTACGACGGCGAGATCGCGGCATTCTGGAATGCCCGCTTCAACGGTCTCCAGGCACGGCAGCGGGTGGTGGACATCGGCACCGGCAACGGCGCTTTGGCCCTGCTCGCCAAGCAGCATGCCGCGAAGCGCGGCATCGACTTCGACATTCATGGGGTGGATGCGGCGGATATCGACCCTCCGCGCTGGGCATCCACCGCGACACCATTCGACGGGATCACCTTCCATGCCCGCACGCGCATGGAGGACCTGCCTTTCGAAGCGGGCAGTGTCGCGCTCGTCACGTCCCAATACGCCTTTGAATATTCACGCGCGCGCGAACCTGCGCTGCAGGAGATTTTCCGGATCATCGGGCACACGGGCACGGCGGCGTTCCTGCTGCACAGCGCGGACTCGCTGATTTCCATGACGCTGCGCCAGCAACATGAAGCGTGCGCCCTATTGTTCGACGAAACCCGGATCCTCGACCTTGCGCACCAGTGGATCTCCAGCCTGGCGGGGTCGCCTGCTTCGACTTCCACGAGCCAAGGCACCGCGCAGATCCAGCAGGCCTTCCAGTCGGCGTCCACCCGACTTGTAGCCGCAGCCTCTGCGCTTCCCGAGGCAGCGATCCTGCGCAAGACATTCCACTACCTGCACGCCACGCTGGAACAGGCACAAGGCTCGCCATGGGAGGCGTTGCAATACCTTGCGAATGCACGCGATGACTTGGAAAACGAACGCATGCGCCTGCAACACCTCTCCGGCGCCATCATGGGCCTGCGGGAACTCGAGGGCCTGCATGGACAGTGCATCGCGGCAGGATATGCATCATCCCTCCTGAGTCCTCTCGACCAGGCCGCGGGCAGCCGCATGGGCTGGACCCTCGTCGTCTCGCCATGA
- a CDS encoding TIGR02466 family protein, with the protein MASNEIQAQVFPLYAVPMLQCQIGDASRLNAELAALFLRLESQGDKHRDPIRRDTQYGIFESHFFLHQRPERPIQELFGFLRASLQTFIQGINQLSDEDMANINLDMHSWFHVTRKGGFQSLHNHPNASWSAIYCVDPGDAGAPESGAVRFHDPRTGCDMYRDPSIERMQTPYRIGPWQLNHKPGQMIAFPSYLLHEVFPYTGDRPRIVVALNSWCRWKNVPAP; encoded by the coding sequence ATGGCAAGCAATGAGATTCAGGCGCAGGTCTTCCCGCTTTACGCAGTGCCGATGCTGCAATGCCAGATCGGCGACGCTTCACGGCTCAACGCTGAACTGGCCGCGTTGTTCCTTCGACTGGAAAGCCAGGGCGACAAGCATCGTGACCCGATACGCCGGGACACCCAGTACGGCATCTTCGAGAGCCACTTTTTCCTGCACCAGCGCCCGGAGAGGCCCATCCAGGAGCTTTTCGGTTTCCTGCGTGCGTCACTGCAGACCTTCATCCAGGGCATCAACCAGCTGTCCGACGAAGACATGGCCAACATCAACCTGGACATGCACTCCTGGTTCCATGTCACCAGGAAGGGCGGGTTCCAGAGCCTGCACAATCATCCCAACGCCAGCTGGTCCGCCATCTATTGCGTCGACCCTGGCGACGCGGGTGCCCCGGAAAGCGGTGCCGTGCGATTCCACGATCCCCGGACCGGTTGCGACATGTACCGCGACCCCTCGATCGAACGCATGCAGACCCCGTATCGGATCGGCCCGTGGCAGTTGAACCACAAGCCCGGCCAGATGATCGCCTTTCCCTCCTACCTGCTGCACGAAGTGTTCCCCTACACCGGTGATCGTCCCCGGATCGTGGTTGCGCTGAATTCCTGGTGCCGCTGGAAGAACGTGCCTGCGCCGTGA
- a CDS encoding TonB-dependent receptor, with amino-acid sequence MNCKTTKLRDAISFALAVGAVSATGVGAAFAQEASSDQTTTLNRIEVTGSRIKRTDIETAAPITTITRADIEAAGELSVSDFLRNNVYNSFGSTRESSGSATGSQATINLRGLGSAYTLVLIDGRRMTNSGALAGGAANINMIPTSAVERIEILREGAGAVYGSDAIGGVVNIILRKDYEGMNVTASYETSSEAGPDGNTLSVSGGISSDRGNVTFVLDHQQRDMMFNRDIRDKIPAALWTAGLSPYNSSATFLGGAGLQSVANCDQFENSIRISATRCAFDHGATSANESSLRRNALFVNGNYNLTESTQFFFRALNSETRSLGVYASAPVDNGGRGPGLLPTISATNPFNPFGEAGTLYYRFTPLGTRDSIRQDKQREYMVGLNGSNEWFGGADWEVSLGHGLNSQNSVNYNYGIGSTLQQLIDSGSFNPFDPTHASVAANAGRIGHTVFVESQMRSVTGDGHISFDLFEMPAGAVGFVTGFEYRDDRFTQTYDAQSAARNVFGSAGAGGEGERSYYAAYFEALFPIFESLDVTLAGRYDSYNDLGSKFSPRVSLEFRPLDELLFRGTWGKGFRAPTLVDMYGDSSSTNLNSPPVNTLSPPHAGGDELACAALTAVRTATGNAAYQPYPVNPCTSSGQYTWLVSSNPNLTPEESTNWGLGVVWSPTADLSFALDYYDVELENVIGTVPRALAFRNGDAGVPGYGVTRGAPITAPNGTVLPGAPNLILLPTDNGALQTARGLDFEASWRFQTDSLGTFNTKLAWSHQLEYDFTPIAAGTIERAGTATFPEDRGQLALNWTGGIYNFGVITNYIGSSSNGTAATTLPSWTTFDVQAGVSLPWKAKISVGARNVTNKDAPINNALFGFPFYSNTLYNMYGRMMYMKYEQNF; translated from the coding sequence ATGAACTGCAAAACCACGAAGCTTCGTGACGCGATTTCGTTCGCGCTCGCGGTCGGTGCTGTGTCGGCCACGGGCGTGGGCGCTGCCTTCGCTCAGGAAGCCAGCAGCGATCAAACCACCACCCTCAATCGCATCGAAGTGACGGGTTCGCGCATCAAGCGCACCGATATCGAAACAGCGGCCCCGATCACCACGATCACCCGTGCGGACATCGAAGCGGCGGGCGAACTGTCGGTCTCCGACTTCCTGCGCAACAACGTCTACAACTCGTTCGGCTCCACGCGCGAATCTTCGGGCTCGGCCACGGGTTCGCAGGCCACCATCAACCTGCGCGGCCTGGGCTCGGCCTACACGCTGGTCCTGATCGACGGCCGTCGCATGACCAACTCCGGCGCCCTGGCCGGCGGTGCGGCCAACATCAACATGATCCCGACCTCGGCGGTCGAGCGCATCGAGATCCTGCGCGAAGGCGCCGGCGCCGTGTACGGTTCCGACGCGATCGGCGGCGTGGTCAACATCATCCTGCGCAAGGATTATGAGGGCATGAACGTCACCGCCAGCTACGAGACCTCGTCCGAAGCCGGCCCCGATGGCAACACCCTGAGCGTCTCCGGCGGCATCTCGTCCGACCGCGGCAACGTCACCTTCGTGCTGGACCACCAGCAGCGCGACATGATGTTCAACCGCGATATCCGCGACAAGATTCCCGCCGCATTGTGGACCGCGGGCCTGAGCCCGTACAACTCGTCGGCCACCTTCCTGGGCGGCGCCGGCCTGCAGAGCGTTGCCAACTGCGACCAGTTCGAAAACAGCATCCGCATCAGCGCGACCCGCTGCGCCTTCGACCACGGTGCCACCTCTGCGAACGAGTCCTCGCTGCGTCGCAATGCCCTGTTCGTCAACGGCAACTACAACCTGACCGAGTCCACGCAGTTCTTCTTCCGCGCATTGAACTCGGAAACCCGCAGCCTCGGCGTCTACGCCTCGGCGCCGGTCGACAATGGCGGCCGCGGTCCCGGCCTGCTGCCCACCATCTCGGCCACCAACCCGTTCAACCCCTTCGGCGAAGCCGGTACCCTGTACTACCGCTTCACCCCGCTGGGTACGCGCGACTCGATCCGCCAGGACAAGCAGCGCGAGTACATGGTCGGCCTGAATGGCAGCAATGAGTGGTTCGGCGGCGCCGACTGGGAAGTCAGCCTGGGCCACGGCCTGAACTCGCAGAACAGTGTCAACTACAACTACGGCATCGGCAGCACGCTGCAGCAGCTGATCGACTCGGGTTCGTTCAACCCCTTCGATCCGACTCATGCAAGCGTCGCCGCCAACGCCGGCCGTATCGGCCACACCGTGTTCGTGGAATCGCAGATGCGCTCGGTCACGGGCGACGGCCATATCAGCTTCGACCTGTTCGAGATGCCGGCCGGCGCGGTGGGCTTCGTGACGGGCTTCGAGTACCGCGATGACCGCTTCACCCAGACCTACGATGCCCAGAGCGCCGCACGCAACGTGTTCGGCTCCGCGGGTGCGGGCGGCGAAGGTGAGCGTTCCTACTACGCGGCCTATTTCGAAGCGCTGTTCCCGATCTTCGAGTCCCTGGACGTGACCCTGGCCGGCCGTTACGACAGCTACAACGACCTGGGCAGCAAGTTCTCGCCGCGCGTGTCGCTGGAATTCCGTCCGCTGGACGAGCTGCTGTTCCGTGGCACCTGGGGCAAGGGCTTCCGTGCACCGACCCTGGTCGACATGTACGGCGACAGCTCCAGCACCAACCTGAACAGCCCGCCGGTCAACACGCTCAGCCCGCCGCACGCCGGTGGTGACGAACTGGCGTGCGCAGCGTTGACGGCCGTCCGCACCGCGACCGGCAATGCCGCGTACCAGCCCTACCCGGTGAATCCCTGCACCTCGTCGGGTCAGTACACCTGGCTGGTTTCGTCCAACCCGAACCTGACCCCTGAAGAATCCACCAACTGGGGCCTGGGCGTGGTGTGGAGCCCGACCGCCGACCTGTCGTTCGCGCTGGACTACTACGACGTCGAACTGGAGAACGTGATCGGCACCGTGCCGCGCGCACTGGCCTTCCGCAACGGCGATGCCGGTGTGCCGGGCTACGGCGTCACCCGTGGCGCTCCGATCACTGCCCCCAACGGCACCGTATTGCCGGGCGCTCCGAACCTGATCCTGCTGCCGACCGACAACGGTGCGTTGCAGACGGCACGGGGCCTGGACTTCGAGGCCAGCTGGCGCTTCCAGACCGACAGCCTGGGTACGTTCAATACCAAGCTGGCGTGGTCGCATCAGCTCGAGTACGACTTCACCCCGATCGCGGCCGGCACCATCGAACGCGCCGGCACGGCAACGTTCCCCGAAGATCGTGGACAACTGGCCCTCAACTGGACCGGCGGCATCTACAACTTCGGCGTGATCACCAACTACATCGGATCGAGCTCCAACGGCACCGCAGCAACGACGCTGCCGTCGTGGACCACGTTCGATGTCCAGGCAGGTGTGAGCCTGCCGTGGAAGGCGAAGATCTCGGTCGGTGCGCGTAACGTCACCAACAAGGACGCACCGATCAACAACGCGTTGTTCGGCTTCCCGTTCTACAGCAACACCTTGTACAACATGTACGGCCGCATGATGTACATGAAGTACGAGCAGAACTTCTGA
- a CDS encoding Hsp33 family molecular chaperone HslO: protein MHGSPVTTDANADTLTRFLLPAAGVRGVAVRLDETWQTVAGQDAYPPAASELLGEASAAAVLFTGHTKVDGRLSIQLRSSGALRTLFAECTAAGTVRGIIQVPGEQDAPRDLRDLGDDALLAITIENPGLDPREPQRYQSLVGLQASRLAEAFEDYFRQSEQLPTRLLLSADGERACGLMLQKLPGDEGDVDGWNRAGALFDTLGETELLAVPTRDLLHRLFHEEAPQILTERPVRFGCSCSRERVESMLQSLGKEEATAALADGVAEVRCEFCGQQYRFTPSEIGELFSPHPVEAEAPHRLQ from the coding sequence ATGCATGGATCTCCCGTGACCACCGACGCCAACGCCGATACCCTGACCCGATTCCTGCTTCCCGCTGCCGGCGTCCGTGGCGTGGCCGTGCGACTGGACGAAACGTGGCAGACCGTGGCCGGACAGGACGCATATCCGCCGGCCGCCAGCGAACTGCTGGGTGAAGCCAGCGCCGCAGCAGTGCTGTTCACCGGTCACACCAAGGTGGATGGGCGTTTGTCCATCCAGCTCCGCAGCAGCGGCGCGCTGCGCACGCTGTTTGCCGAGTGCACGGCGGCGGGCACCGTGCGCGGCATCATTCAGGTACCCGGGGAGCAGGACGCCCCGCGCGATCTGCGCGACCTGGGCGACGACGCCCTGCTCGCCATCACCATCGAAAATCCCGGGCTGGATCCCCGCGAGCCCCAGCGCTACCAGAGCCTGGTCGGACTTCAAGCCAGCCGTCTGGCCGAGGCCTTCGAGGACTACTTCCGCCAGTCCGAACAGTTACCCACACGACTGCTGCTATCCGCTGACGGCGAGCGGGCCTGCGGCCTGATGCTGCAGAAGCTGCCGGGCGACGAAGGCGACGTCGACGGTTGGAACCGGGCGGGCGCCCTGTTCGACACCCTGGGCGAAACCGAACTGCTGGCGGTGCCCACCCGGGACCTGCTGCATCGCCTTTTCCACGAGGAAGCACCCCAAATACTGACCGAACGCCCAGTTCGGTTCGGATGCTCTTGTTCACGCGAGCGGGTTGAGAGCATGCTGCAGTCGTTGGGGAAGGAAGAGGCAACGGCCGCACTGGCCGACGGGGTGGCTGAAGTCCGTTGCGAGTTCTGTGGGCAGCAGTATCGGTTCACGCCCTCGGAGATCGGGGAACTTTTCAGCCCGCACCCGGTCGAAGCCGAGGCGCCGCACCGCCTGCAGTAG
- the mtgA gene encoding monofunctional biosynthetic peptidoglycan transglycosylase, with product MNVPTAAKVRRPRRWFRWLLALPFLFAAASILQVAVLRFVDPPFTAFMAARMFEAWGQGEWGFRIAYDWRDMERIAPSLPVSMVAAEDQNFASHHGFDLAAIEKARAHNRKMVERAEKRGRPVTRLRGASTISQQVAKNVFLWQGRHAATRWARKGLEAWYTVLIEILWPKHRILEVYANVAEFGDGVYGGQAAARRYWGKDAARLTPAESARLAAVLPAPRRYSAQKPGPYVQRQARRIQRQVGQIGGTAYLETLR from the coding sequence ATGAATGTGCCGACGGCCGCCAAGGTGCGGCGTCCACGTCGCTGGTTCCGCTGGCTGCTTGCGCTGCCGTTCCTGTTCGCGGCCGCCAGCATCCTGCAGGTCGCCGTGCTGCGGTTCGTCGATCCGCCGTTCACAGCGTTCATGGCGGCCCGGATGTTCGAAGCCTGGGGCCAGGGGGAGTGGGGCTTCCGCATTGCCTACGACTGGCGCGACATGGAGCGCATCGCCCCCAGCCTGCCGGTATCGATGGTGGCGGCGGAAGACCAGAACTTCGCAAGCCACCACGGGTTCGACCTGGCTGCCATCGAGAAGGCTCGCGCACATAACCGCAAGATGGTCGAGCGTGCCGAAAAGCGCGGCCGGCCTGTAACGCGGCTGCGTGGCGCCAGCACCATCAGCCAGCAGGTCGCCAAGAACGTGTTCCTGTGGCAAGGCCGCCATGCCGCCACGCGCTGGGCGCGGAAGGGGTTGGAGGCCTGGTACACGGTGTTGATCGAAATCCTGTGGCCGAAACATCGCATCCTGGAGGTGTACGCCAATGTCGCGGAATTCGGTGACGGGGTGTACGGCGGCCAGGCGGCGGCACGGCGTTACTGGGGCAAGGATGCGGCGCGCCTGACGCCGGCCGAAAGCGCGCGTCTGGCCGCGGTGCTGCCGGCGCCGCGCCGCTACAGCGCGCAGAAACCCGGCCCCTACGTGCAGCGCCAGGCACGACGCATACAGCGGCAGGTCGGGCAGATCGGCGGCACGGCCTATCTGGAGACGTTGCGATGA
- a CDS encoding glycosyltransferase family 2 protein: protein MSAVGIVWQVTVVVAAYNEAQALPLLHPRIVAALDAMPEVQGRVLYVDDGSRDATWPVLCALAAADSRVSVLRLSRNFGKEAALTAGLDRVDTGAALILDADGQDPPELIGEFVRQWQAGHDNVHGTRIAREGEGWLKRATAHAFYRVIGRLSKTPIPADTGDFRLLSPRALAALRELRERHRFMKGLFGWVGFNQVAVPYHREARVAGSSSFGFWKLWNFALEGITSFTTAPLRVATYIGVLTALLAFAFAIYIVTKAFLFGDPVAGWPTMMVVILFLGGTQLVALGLIGEYLGRLYEESKQRPLYLVDTWQPAAAGVSLPVPDRPAPCPGDRHAHGSSVAGVQDP from the coding sequence ATGAGCGCGGTGGGTATTGTCTGGCAGGTTACCGTGGTGGTGGCCGCCTACAACGAAGCGCAAGCGCTGCCACTGCTGCATCCCCGCATCGTGGCGGCGTTGGATGCGATGCCGGAGGTACAGGGGCGCGTGCTGTACGTGGACGACGGCAGCCGGGATGCCACGTGGCCGGTGTTGTGCGCGCTGGCCGCAGCGGATTCCCGGGTCTCGGTGCTGCGGCTTTCACGTAACTTCGGCAAGGAAGCGGCGCTGACGGCGGGACTGGATCGGGTGGACACCGGTGCAGCGCTGATCCTGGATGCCGATGGTCAGGATCCTCCGGAGCTGATTGGCGAATTCGTACGCCAGTGGCAGGCCGGCCACGACAACGTGCACGGCACGCGGATCGCGCGTGAAGGCGAGGGCTGGCTGAAGCGCGCCACGGCGCATGCGTTCTACCGCGTGATCGGCCGCTTGTCGAAGACGCCCATTCCTGCCGACACGGGCGACTTCCGGCTGCTGTCGCCGCGTGCGCTTGCCGCGTTGCGCGAACTGCGGGAGCGGCACCGGTTCATGAAGGGGCTGTTCGGCTGGGTCGGATTCAACCAGGTGGCAGTGCCCTACCATCGCGAGGCGCGCGTGGCCGGCAGCAGCAGCTTCGGCTTCTGGAAGCTGTGGAACTTCGCGCTGGAGGGCATCACCAGTTTCACCACGGCGCCGTTGAGGGTCGCGACCTACATCGGCGTGCTCACGGCACTGTTGGCGTTCGCGTTCGCCATCTACATCGTGACCAAGGCATTCCTGTTCGGCGATCCGGTGGCAGGCTGGCCCACCATGATGGTGGTCATCCTGTTCCTCGGTGGTACGCAGTTGGTGGCGCTGGGGCTGATCGGCGAATACCTGGGCCGTCTGTACGAGGAATCCAAGCAACGTCCGCTGTACCTGGTCGACACGTGGCAACCGGCGGCGGCAGGAGTATCCTTGCCCGTGCCAGATCGACCCGCTCCCTGTCCCGGAGATCGCCATGCGCACGGTTCGTCAGTTGCTGGGGTCCAAGACCCCTGA
- a CDS encoding CBS domain-containing protein yields MRTVRQLLGSKTPEVFSVSPDASVLDAIKLMAEKGVGAVLAMQGARLCGIVSERDYARKVVLQGRSSSNTPVRDIMTAKVVTVRPDDSVDHCMQIVTEHRIRHLPVVEGEAIVGVISIGDLVKAVIEDQQVELDQLQRYIAS; encoded by the coding sequence ATGCGCACGGTTCGTCAGTTGCTGGGGTCCAAGACCCCTGAAGTCTTTTCGGTTTCGCCCGACGCCTCCGTCCTCGATGCCATCAAGCTGATGGCGGAGAAGGGCGTGGGTGCGGTACTCGCCATGCAGGGCGCGCGACTCTGCGGCATCGTGTCCGAGCGCGACTATGCGCGCAAGGTGGTGTTGCAGGGACGTTCGTCATCCAATACGCCGGTACGCGACATCATGACGGCAAAGGTGGTGACGGTGCGTCCTGACGACAGTGTCGACCACTGCATGCAGATCGTCACCGAGCATCGCATCCGCCATCTGCCGGTGGTGGAGGGTGAGGCGATCGTCGGCGTGATTTCCATCGGTGACCTGGTCAAGGCCGTGATCGAGGACCAGCAGGTCGAACTGGACCAGTTGCAGCGCTATATCGCCAGCTGA